A genomic region of Methanobrevibacter wolinii SH contains the following coding sequences:
- the mtxX gene encoding methanogenesis marker protein Mmp4/MtxX, with product MIRITVGLGKNKNIVKACSILNKKTNLNINIVKNDEELISAIYDDNIDGVVRGSLPASGVIKNLKNKSSNKINRATFIHSKEYEFLILPVGIDEGKTIEDKVTLAKQASEFLLKLNLSPKIAILSGGRSDDYGRTKEIDNMLNESSKLYDILSNEFNKDEKFKNINYSIKNYNILIEQAINDKNNIIIAPNGIIGNYIFRILVLLCKWPSYGGVTLGINNIYIDTSRDQTVEGYVRSIELAYRLASLKNNE from the coding sequence ATGATAAGAATTACAGTTGGTCTTGGGAAAAATAAGAATATTGTTAAAGCTTGTTCTATTTTAAATAAAAAAACTAATCTTAATATTAATATTGTTAAAAATGATGAAGAACTTATTTCTGCAATTTATGATGATAATATTGATGGTGTAGTACGAGGATCACTTCCTGCATCAGGTGTAATTAAAAATCTTAAGAATAAAAGTTCTAATAAAATAAATAGGGCAACATTTATTCATTCTAAAGAATATGAATTTTTAATCTTACCTGTAGGAATAGATGAAGGAAAAACTATTGAAGATAAAGTAACTTTAGCTAAGCAAGCAAGTGAATTTCTTTTAAAACTTAATCTTTCACCAAAAATAGCTATTTTATCTGGTGGGAGATCTGATGATTATGGTCGAACTAAAGAAATAGATAATATGCTTAATGAAAGTTCTAAACTTTATGATATTCTTTCTAATGAATTTAATAAAGATGAAAAATTTAAGAATATTAATTATTCTATTAAGAATTATAATATATTAATTGAACAAGCAATTAATGATAAAAATAATATTATAATTGCACCTAATGGTATTATTGGTAATTATATATTTAGAATCCTTGTTTTATTATGTAAATGGCCAAGTTATGGTGGTGTAACTTTAGGTATTAATAATATTTATATTGATACTAGTCGTGATCAGACTGTTGAAGGTTATGTTAGAAGTATTGAATTAGCATATCGTTTAGCTTCTCTTAAAAATAATGAATAA
- the uppS gene encoding polyprenyl diphosphate synthase produces the protein MVAQFIYDIYEWYLMKHLDSSNMPKHIAIIMDGNRRYSKIQGNIDVVKGHEMGVGTLEKLLDWSIDLGIKIITVYAFSTENFNRPKHEVEGLMDLFVKNFKRLVTHEKIHKYHIKVQVVGRTDLLPDRVKEAINEAEESTKDYTDRLFNLAIGYDGRLEIVDAVKKIYKDIEAGNISIDDVDEDLISKNLYTAGLEDPNLIIRTSGEERLSGFLLWQSSYSELYFCDSLWPEFRKTDFLRAIRDYQSRDRRFGT, from the coding sequence ATGGTTGCTCAATTTATTTATGATATATATGAATGGTATCTTATGAAACACTTAGATTCAAGTAACATGCCTAAACACATTGCTATTATTATGGATGGTAATCGTAGATATAGTAAAATACAAGGGAATATTGATGTTGTTAAAGGTCATGAAATGGGTGTAGGTACTTTAGAGAAATTATTAGATTGGAGTATTGATTTAGGTATTAAAATTATCACTGTATATGCTTTTTCTACAGAAAATTTTAATAGACCTAAGCATGAAGTAGAAGGTTTAATGGACCTTTTTGTTAAAAATTTTAAACGTTTAGTTACTCATGAAAAAATACATAAATATCATATTAAAGTTCAGGTTGTTGGAAGAACTGATTTATTACCTGATAGAGTAAAAGAAGCTATTAATGAAGCAGAAGAATCAACTAAAGATTATACTGATAGATTATTTAATCTTGCAATTGGTTATGATGGAAGACTTGAAATTGTTGATGCTGTTAAAAAAATATATAAAGATATTGAAGCAGGAAATATTAGTATAGATGATGTTGATGAAGATTTAATTAGTAAAAACCTTTATACTGCTGGTTTAGAAGATCCAAATCTTATTATTAGAACTAGTGGTGAAGAAAGGTTAAGTGGTTTCTTACTATGGCAATCTTCTTATTCTGAATTATATTTCTGTGATAGTTTATGGCCAGAATTTAGAAAAACTGACTTTTTAAGAGCTATACGTGATTATCAATCAAGAGATAGACGTTTTGGTACATAG
- a CDS encoding TatD family hydrolase — protein MIDTHCHIDFEEYDEDRDEVINRAKQVLDYIIDSGTNPISNKYVVELSKKYSNFLYPTYGYYPVSSEKRTNDEINSAYDYLINHLDDYVAIGEVGMDYFFVRDKSLREKQKKVFTGFVEIANEYEKPLLIHGRNCDKKVLNIVNDYENIPYVIFHCFSGSLKTAKRIMEHDNYFMSFSTMVCYSKHHQDLIKDIPVENIVVETDSPFLALTKEERNEPAFVLRGAKKISEIKNISYDYVDEVTTYNAKKVFGLK, from the coding sequence ATGATTGATACACATTGTCATATAGATTTTGAAGAATATGATGAAGATCGTGATGAGGTTATTAATAGAGCAAAACAAGTTCTTGATTATATAATTGACTCTGGAACTAATCCAATTAGTAATAAATATGTTGTTGAACTTTCTAAGAAATATTCTAATTTTTTATATCCAACTTATGGATATTATCCAGTTTCATCTGAAAAAAGAACTAATGATGAAATCAATAGTGCTTATGATTATTTAATTAATCATTTAGATGATTATGTTGCAATTGGTGAAGTTGGAATGGATTATTTTTTTGTAAGAGATAAAAGTTTAAGAGAAAAGCAGAAAAAAGTTTTTACTGGTTTTGTTGAAATAGCTAATGAATATGAAAAACCATTACTTATTCATGGGCGAAATTGTGATAAAAAAGTATTAAACATTGTAAATGATTATGAAAATATTCCTTATGTAATTTTTCATTGTTTTAGTGGTAGTTTAAAAACTGCAAAACGAATTATGGAACATGATAATTATTTTATGAGTTTTTCAACTATGGTATGTTATTCTAAACATCATCAAGATTTAATAAAAGATATTCCAGTGGAGAATATCGTTGTTGAAACTGATAGTCCTTTTCTTGCTTTAACTAAAGAAGAAAGAAATGAACCTGCCTTTGTACTTAGAGGAGCTAAGAAAATTTCTGAAATTAAAAATATTTCATATGATTATGTAGATGAAGTAACTACTTATAATGCAAAAAAAGTTTTTGGTCTTAAATAA
- the aspS gene encoding aspartate--tRNA(Asn) ligase yields MEYLLKDLRRTHYTSDVNEDVIDQEVTIMGWVHEIRDLGGIIFLLIRDFKGLIQVTAPSKKVSAEILEDIRSLRKESVVAVKGKVQSSGKAPNGVEIIPSEITVLNMANQPLPLDPTEKVKAEMDTRLNSRFLDLRKPGVSAIFKIKNQFYKSARQYFYDHDVIEIQTPKLVASATEGGTELFPITYFEREAFLGQSPQLYKQMMMSAGFDKVFEIGQIFRAEEHDTLRHLNEAISIDMEASFMDDEDVMKILNELLVKVITDINDNCADELELLDHSIEVPKKFERIDYDNAVDLVNEAGVEMEYGEDLSREGEKALGEAMGDFYFLTGWPTAIKPFYVMPYENNPEKSHAFDLMYKNLELSSGATRIHQYDLVLNQLIEKDLSPESFAAYLKAFKYGMPPHAGWGLGADRVNMVLTGVENIRETVLFPRDRHRLTP; encoded by the coding sequence GTGGAATACTTATTAAAAGACTTAAGAAGAACCCATTATACTTCTGATGTTAATGAAGATGTTATTGACCAGGAAGTAACAATTATGGGATGGGTTCATGAAATTCGTGATTTAGGTGGAATTATATTTCTACTTATTAGAGATTTTAAAGGTTTGATACAAGTTACTGCACCAAGTAAAAAAGTATCAGCTGAAATTTTAGAAGATATTAGATCACTTAGAAAAGAATCTGTTGTAGCAGTTAAAGGTAAAGTTCAATCTTCTGGAAAAGCACCAAATGGTGTCGAAATTATTCCATCTGAAATTACTGTTTTAAATATGGCTAATCAACCATTACCATTAGATCCAACAGAAAAAGTTAAAGCAGAAATGGATACTAGATTAAATTCAAGATTTTTAGATTTAAGAAAACCTGGTGTAAGTGCAATTTTCAAAATTAAAAATCAATTTTATAAATCTGCACGTCAATATTTCTATGATCATGATGTTATTGAAATTCAAACTCCTAAACTTGTAGCTTCAGCTACTGAAGGTGGAACTGAACTTTTCCCAATTACTTACTTTGAAAGAGAAGCTTTCCTTGGACAATCTCCTCAATTATATAAACAAATGATGATGTCTGCAGGATTTGATAAAGTATTTGAAATTGGTCAAATATTTAGGGCAGAAGAACATGATACTTTAAGACATTTAAATGAAGCTATTTCTATTGATATGGAAGCTTCTTTTATGGATGATGAAGATGTCATGAAAATATTAAATGAATTATTAGTAAAAGTAATTACTGATATTAATGATAATTGTGCTGATGAATTAGAATTACTTGACCATAGTATTGAAGTTCCTAAAAAATTCGAAAGAATTGATTATGATAATGCTGTAGATCTTGTTAATGAAGCAGGCGTTGAAATGGAATATGGTGAAGATTTATCTCGTGAAGGTGAAAAAGCTTTAGGTGAAGCAATGGGTGACTTCTATTTCTTAACTGGATGGCCTACTGCTATTAAACCATTTTATGTAATGCCTTATGAGAATAATCCTGAAAAATCTCATGCTTTTGATTTAATGTATAAAAATCTTGAATTATCTTCAGGAGCTACACGTATTCACCAATATGATCTTGTATTAAATCAATTAATTGAAAAAGATTTATCACCTGAATCTTTTGCTGCTTATCTTAAAGCATTTAAATATGGTATGCCACCTCATGCAGGTTGGGGTCTTGGTGCTGACAGGGTAAACATGGTATTAACTGGTGTTGAAAATATTAGGGAAACTGTACTCTTCCCAAGAGACAGACATCGATTAACTCCTTAG
- a CDS encoding flavodoxin family protein, which yields MKVLLVNGSPHRDGCTNEALSIIKEELAKFNVDSEIFWIGNRQVRGCIACQKCIEDGMCNFTDDCANDLTKAILDSDGLIIGSPVYFAGPNGALCALLDRVFYHNAKRFSFKPAASIVSCRRGGSTASFDRLNKYFTISNMPIVSSQYWNGVHGNTPEEVRLDKEGLQIMRTLARNMVWMLKSFTHEETPKMEAPISTNFIRPMK from the coding sequence ATGAAAGTTTTACTTGTAAATGGAAGCCCTCATAGGGATGGATGTACTAATGAAGCATTATCTATTATAAAAGAAGAATTAGCAAAATTTAATGTTGATAGTGAAATATTTTGGATAGGTAATAGACAAGTACGTGGTTGTATTGCATGTCAGAAATGTATTGAAGATGGTATGTGTAACTTTACTGATGACTGTGCAAATGATCTAACAAAAGCAATCTTAGATTCTGATGGTTTAATTATAGGTTCTCCAGTATATTTTGCAGGTCCTAATGGTGCGCTTTGTGCATTACTTGACAGGGTATTTTACCATAATGCTAAACGATTTTCATTTAAACCTGCCGCATCTATTGTAAGTTGTAGACGTGGAGGATCCACTGCTAGTTTCGATAGATTGAATAAATACTTCACTATTTCTAACATGCCTATTGTAAGTAGTCAATACTGGAATGGGGTTCATGGTAATACTCCAGAGGAAGTAAGATTAGATAAAGAAGGTCTTCAAATTATGAGAACATTAGCAAGAAATATGGTATGGATGTTAAAATCATTTACTCATGAAGAAACTCCTAAAATGGAAGCTCCAATTTCTACTAATTTCATAAGACCTATGAAATAA
- the hisD gene encoding histidinol dehydrogenase, with protein MKLIKYNENQLNDIIKRSEEDINKIIPTVNDILEDIKENKDKAILGYTEKFDGVKLENMKVSEEEIKEAYKNIDDNLIEALKSAASNIKKFHKAEIPEEWKMDIKDGITAGQIIRPLETVGCYIPGGRAAYPSTILMTVIPAKIAGVKKIVCCTPPGKDGKVMDAILVASDIAGADEIYKVGGAQAIGAMAYGSETIPKVDKIVGPGNIFVTGAKKLVYGDVDIEFPAGPSELLVLADETDDAEFIAYDILSQAEHDPNAACIFVTPNEKLGYEVERKIKEISEKAVRKEIIEASLSKRGKIVIVKDIDEGIYVTNKYAPEHLIIATKDNKYTLSKINNAGSIFLGNYAPVACGDYGSGTNHVLPTGAGARMYSGLSTEDFLKKPTVQKITKEGLNTLKETILPIAEYEGFFAHADSVKVRFKD; from the coding sequence ATGAAACTAATCAAGTATAATGAAAATCAATTAAATGATATTATAAAAAGATCAGAAGAGGATATTAATAAAATAATACCTACAGTCAACGATATATTAGAAGACATTAAAGAAAATAAAGATAAAGCTATTTTAGGATACACTGAAAAATTTGATGGTGTGAAACTAGAAAATATGAAAGTTTCAGAAGAAGAAATTAAAGAAGCATATAAAAATATTGATGATAATCTTATAGAAGCTCTTAAAAGTGCTGCAAGTAATATTAAAAAATTCCATAAAGCAGAAATTCCAGAAGAATGGAAAATGGATATTAAAGATGGAATTACAGCAGGTCAAATAATTAGGCCTTTAGAAACAGTTGGATGTTATATACCTGGTGGAAGAGCAGCATATCCATCAACAATATTAATGACCGTTATTCCTGCAAAAATAGCAGGAGTTAAAAAAATCGTATGTTGTACACCACCTGGAAAAGATGGAAAAGTAATGGATGCAATTCTTGTTGCAAGTGATATTGCAGGAGCAGATGAAATATATAAGGTAGGTGGAGCACAAGCTATTGGTGCAATGGCATATGGTTCTGAAACAATACCTAAAGTAGATAAAATTGTAGGACCTGGAAATATCTTTGTTACAGGAGCTAAAAAATTAGTATATGGTGATGTAGATATTGAATTCCCTGCAGGACCATCTGAACTTTTAGTACTTGCAGATGAAACAGATGATGCAGAATTTATTGCATATGATATTTTATCCCAAGCAGAACATGATCCTAATGCAGCATGTATCTTTGTAACACCTAATGAAAAATTAGGATATGAAGTTGAAAGAAAAATAAAAGAAATAAGCGAAAAAGCAGTTCGTAAAGAAATTATTGAAGCATCTCTTTCAAAAAGAGGAAAAATTGTTATTGTAAAAGATATTGATGAAGGAATATATGTAACTAATAAATATGCACCAGAACATTTAATTATTGCAACTAAAGATAATAAATATACTTTAAGTAAAATTAATAATGCAGGTTCAATATTTTTAGGTAATTATGCACCAGTAGCATGTGGTGACTATGGTAGTGGAACTAACCACGTATTACCAACAGGAGCTGGAGCAAGGATGTATTCTGGACTTTCTACTGAAGACTTCTTGAAAAAACCTACAGTACAAAAAATTACAAAAGAGGGATTAAATACCTTAAAAGAAACTATCCTTCCTATTGCAGAATATGAAGGTTTCTTTGCACATGCAGATTCAGTTAAAGTAAGATTTAAAGATTAA
- a CDS encoding UPF0058 family protein, which translates to MYKDEMIQMHQFLVYVLKYLAENDEIKNDCSEYIALNISPHHIHRTKAEHKHAIFVLANTISKIILNKDENSIPPNVTNGLQELIKRSENDLAKAESK; encoded by the coding sequence ATGTATAAAGACGAAATGATACAGATGCACCAATTCTTAGTTTATGTTTTAAAATATTTAGCTGAAAATGATGAAATTAAAAATGATTGCAGTGAATATATTGCATTAAACATCAGTCCACATCATATTCACAGAACTAAAGCAGAACATAAACACGCAATTTTTGTATTAGCAAATACAATTTCTAAAATTATATTAAATAAGGATGAAAATTCCATCCCACCAAATGTTACTAATGGTTTACAAGAACTAATTAAAAGGTCTGAAAACGATTTAGCTAAAGCTGAATCTAAATAA
- a CDS encoding TetR/AcrR family transcriptional regulator — translation MEIEVKDTETKILYATVQLLEEGGINNATTRRIADKAHVSEVTIFRKFKNKDNLLNEASKFYSEYFLNKLDYVFEIDEDEDLVSILKSLWNNILYLFEDDLNLIKISIEDMRTVSLGDSTFKKISEKVINNLKIILEKQINKGKISKEVNIEVLSLNIYSMIIQSLILWKIYGYTPSKSVDEEVDNFIEILFNGIAP, via the coding sequence ATGGAAATTGAAGTTAAAGATACTGAGACTAAAATATTATATGCTACAGTACAACTTTTAGAGGAAGGTGGAATTAATAACGCCACTACTAGAAGGATTGCTGATAAAGCACATGTTAGTGAAGTTACTATATTCCGTAAATTTAAAAATAAAGATAACCTTTTAAATGAAGCATCTAAATTTTACTCAGAATATTTTTTAAATAAATTAGATTATGTCTTTGAAATAGATGAAGATGAAGATCTTGTCTCTATATTAAAATCTTTATGGAACAATATTCTTTATCTTTTTGAAGATGATTTAAATTTAATTAAAATTTCCATTGAAGATATGAGGACTGTTTCATTAGGAGATTCAACTTTTAAGAAAATATCTGAGAAGGTAATAAATAATCTTAAAATTATCTTAGAAAAACAGATAAATAAAGGTAAAATCTCTAAAGAGGTAAATATTGAAGTTTTATCTCTTAATATTTATAGTATGATTATCCAATCATTAATTCTTTGGAAAATTTATGGATATACTCCAAGTAAATCTGTAGATGAAGAAGTGGATAATTTTATTGAAATATTATTTAATGGAATTGCTCCATAG
- a CDS encoding YhgE/Pip family protein, whose product MENTMYENIKEIVKKDFHILIHSPAVLVVILVIMLIPAMYATLTIESTWDPYANTGNIKVAVVNNDVGYTLDNGSYYNIGNMLVNELHHNNNFSWVFVNESNAKYGVHEGTYTAALVIPKNFSEQLMTVDSNNPERAQIDYYVNEKLNAINPVILRSGTSILEAKINDQVVTAVDSIIFGKLKDAAGILDKNKGDLYKAQSFANDLNSNTGKVDQGLSEANSDMSTIKNIWPQIYNALPEVKGYLGTLQSDYDVLNDQINNHDSKSRTTITKMKAEANASYSDLYTFDVYLRSMYNMTHYQPLLPIINKVETNMVKLQQVMNALNEVEATMDSPEVHNKLATTGSLLQTSNKYVDELYNDRDDISTKINKASYALSVANNDWPKVKATIPIIAAKLNSISPDTIEKLAAYKDMNLSGVKNYFENPVQLKKHKMFSVPNYGSGLAPFYNSISLWIGCLVAIAMIKRQVKYSDKYSPLEVFFGRLPFFLLIAFVQATGVIVCDFLMKIQITNPIAWIFSLYFIALCFMIIAYCFYSALGNAGKLIVMVILLLQITASGGIFAVELMPPFFAHVNPYLPLTYSVGALREIIAGIIWNHYWWNISKLAIMPVGLFIITIVVKEKFDRKSQALERILDDSGFF is encoded by the coding sequence ATGGAAAACACTATGTATGAAAATATTAAGGAAATTGTGAAAAAGGATTTTCACATATTAATTCATTCTCCTGCTGTCCTTGTTGTAATTTTAGTTATTATGTTAATACCTGCAATGTATGCTACTTTAACTATAGAATCTACATGGGATCCTTATGCTAATACTGGTAATATTAAAGTTGCAGTTGTTAATAATGATGTAGGATATACATTAGATAATGGATCATATTACAATATTGGAAATATGCTGGTTAATGAGTTACACCATAATAATAATTTCTCATGGGTTTTTGTAAATGAAAGTAATGCTAAATATGGTGTTCATGAAGGTACATATACTGCAGCACTAGTTATTCCTAAGAACTTCTCAGAACAACTGATGACAGTTGATTCTAATAATCCAGAAAGAGCACAAATTGATTATTATGTTAATGAAAAATTAAATGCAATTAATCCAGTTATTCTAAGATCTGGAACAAGTATTCTTGAAGCTAAAATTAATGATCAAGTTGTTACGGCTGTTGATTCAATAATTTTTGGTAAATTAAAAGATGCTGCTGGAATATTAGATAAAAATAAAGGAGATTTATACAAAGCTCAATCTTTTGCAAATGATTTAAATAGTAATACAGGTAAGGTTGATCAAGGATTAAGTGAAGCTAATTCTGACATGTCAACTATTAAAAATATTTGGCCTCAAATATACAATGCTTTACCTGAAGTAAAAGGTTATTTAGGTACATTACAATCTGATTATGATGTATTAAATGATCAAATTAATAATCATGATTCAAAATCTCGTACTACTATTACTAAAATGAAAGCAGAAGCTAATGCATCTTATAGTGATTTATATACTTTTGATGTTTATTTGAGAAGTATGTATAATATGACTCATTATCAACCATTATTACCAATTATTAATAAGGTTGAAACTAATATGGTTAAACTTCAACAAGTAATGAATGCACTTAATGAAGTTGAAGCTACTATGGATTCTCCAGAAGTTCATAATAAATTAGCTACTACAGGATCACTACTTCAAACATCAAATAAATATGTTGATGAACTGTATAATGATCGTGATGATATTAGTACAAAAATCAATAAAGCATCTTATGCTCTAAGTGTTGCTAATAATGATTGGCCTAAAGTTAAAGCTACTATCCCAATAATTGCTGCTAAACTTAATTCTATAAGTCCAGATACTATAGAAAAATTAGCAGCATATAAAGACATGAATTTAAGTGGAGTAAAAAATTACTTTGAAAATCCAGTTCAATTGAAAAAACATAAAATGTTTTCAGTTCCTAATTATGGTTCTGGACTTGCACCATTTTATAATTCAATTTCATTATGGATTGGTTGTTTAGTTGCAATTGCAATGATTAAACGTCAAGTTAAATATTCTGATAAATACTCTCCATTAGAAGTATTTTTTGGTAGATTACCATTTTTCTTGCTTATTGCATTTGTTCAAGCAACTGGAGTTATAGTTTGTGATTTTTTAATGAAAATCCAAATTACTAATCCAATAGCATGGATTTTCTCACTGTACTTTATTGCTCTGTGCTTTATGATTATTGCATATTGTTTCTACTCTGCATTAGGTAATGCAGGTAAATTAATTGTAATGGTAATTTTATTATTACAAATTACTGCATCTGGTGGTATTTTTGCTGTAGAATTAATGCCTCCATTCTTTGCACATGTTAATCCTTATTTACCATTAACTTACTCAGTAGGTGCATTACGGGAAATTATTGCAGGAATAATATGGAATCATTATTGGTGGAATATAAGTAAACTAGCTATTATGCCAGTTGGATTATTTATAATTACAATTGTTGTTAAAGAAAAATTCGATAGAAAATCTCAAGCTTTAGAACGTATATTAGATGATAGTGGATTTTTCTAG
- a CDS encoding transglutaminase-like domain-containing protein, which produces MLNSNNTVNDSLVMFSSNENISDVMENTINHNLSGEKGLFLLRTYMNLKFHYDSNGSSSIDDLNKTGKGNSIALAQFAQDKLLQNGYEVRIVSGETSDSLDHQWVQVKNNGHWENFESTAITRECGSKNYTQLLCTNKTVISINGTDVMPQTLENYFKSNKIENYTLPDDTGINMTNVNVSNVTIQNVTMSNGSNITYIILDNSSMNSSNFTPSVTNQSNYTNNDTITVTMYPSCANNCGDYKPYTRTYLNYCPFCHKWGTLSDTPKDPNRDGSGSSNGGAGVPEGEITCDPAKGGCDADFCGVCGADKMNPSRAYLVMVNGTGNTTVNGKTVNVNVPNGNVNVTVSSDIKEASNQICANCTSSDQKLRAIHHWVNHNIQYEYYGGTKKGAQGTFKAKAGNCCDQAQLVMAMANAQNITGRYVYCDSVSFLDGTSAHVWSQYNINGRWIDIDTVSTGSDKGFGSCAGHPNDAITILGPKLTF; this is translated from the coding sequence ATGTTAAATTCAAATAATACTGTAAATGATTCATTAGTTATGTTCTCAAGTAATGAGAATATTAGTGATGTAATGGAAAATACTATTAACCATAATTTAAGTGGTGAAAAAGGTTTATTCTTATTACGTACATATATGAATTTAAAATTTCATTATGATTCTAATGGTTCAAGTAGTATTGATGATTTAAATAAAACAGGTAAAGGTAATTCAATAGCATTAGCTCAATTTGCTCAAGATAAACTTTTACAAAATGGTTATGAAGTAAGAATCGTTTCAGGTGAAACTAGTGATTCATTAGATCATCAATGGGTTCAAGTTAAAAATAATGGTCATTGGGAAAACTTTGAATCTACTGCAATCACTCGTGAATGTGGAAGTAAAAACTATACACAATTATTATGTACAAATAAGACAGTTATAAGTATTAATGGTACTGATGTAATGCCTCAAACTCTTGAAAATTACTTTAAATCTAATAAGATAGAGAATTACACATTACCTGATGATACTGGTATTAATATGACTAATGTAAATGTAAGTAATGTAACTATTCAAAATGTAACTATGTCAAATGGTTCAAATATTACTTATATTATCTTAGATAATTCCAGTATGAATAGTAGTAACTTCACACCATCTGTAACTAATCAAAGTAATTATACAAATAATGATACTATTACAGTTACTATGTATCCATCTTGTGCAAACAATTGTGGTGATTATAAACCATATACAAGAACATATTTAAATTACTGTCCATTCTGTCATAAATGGGGTACCTTATCAGATACTCCTAAAGATCCGAATAGGGATGGAAGTGGAAGTTCTAATGGGGGAGCTGGAGTACCAGAAGGAGAAATCACATGTGACCCTGCTAAAGGAGGTTGTGATGCTGATTTCTGTGGTGTTTGTGGTGCTGATAAGATGAATCCTAGTAGAGCTTATTTAGTTATGGTTAATGGTACTGGTAATACCACAGTAAATGGAAAAACAGTTAATGTTAATGTACCTAATGGAAATGTTAATGTTACTGTAAGTTCTGATATTAAAGAAGCTTCTAATCAAATTTGTGCTAATTGTACTAGCTCAGATCAAAAATTAAGGGCTATCCATCATTGGGTAAATCATAATATTCAATATGAATATTATGGTGGTACTAAAAAAGGTGCACAAGGTACCTTTAAGGCAAAAGCTGGAAATTGTTGTGATCAAGCACAACTTGTAATGGCTATGGCTAATGCACAAAATATTACTGGAAGATATGTATATTGTGATAGTGTTTCATTCTTAGATGGAACTTCTGCTCACGTATGGAGTCAATATAATATTAATGGCCGTTGGATAGATATAGATACAGTTAGTACTGGTAGTGATAAAGGATTTGGTTCCTGTGCTGGTCATCCGAATGATGCTATAACTATTCTTGGTCCTAAATTGACCTTTTAA